The following proteins come from a genomic window of Pseudomonas sp. WJP1:
- a CDS encoding RecQ family ATP-dependent DNA helicase, whose product MHNTLEQVFGYPQFRPGQEAVVSAVLAGRSAAAIFPTGSGKSLCYQLSAVLLPHLTLVVSPLLALMQDQLAFLERHGIAAGSIDSAQGRDDASDVMARARSGELKILMVSVERLKNERFRNFLQQVPISLLVVDEAHCISEWGHNFRPDYLKLPDYQRQFNIPQALLLTATATPKVIADMQAKFAIEPGDVVTTGFYRPNLNLWVEPVRGQDKRRRLVEWMSQRPGQPSIVYVTLQKTAEHIAEHLQRNGIQAEAYHAGLPHDQRESIQKRFMGGQSNCIVATIAFGMGIDKSDIRNVVHFDLPKSIENYSQEIGRAGRDGQPSDCLVLANRDSLNVLENFVYGDTPELDGIRHVLDEMQAAAPEGQWEFLLGPLADQSNIRQLPLKTLLVQLELRGLIAPRYAYYAEYRFKYLQEPEALLARFEGERRDFVAAIIQTSSRARTWATVNFDALYEQHRAERSRVVKALDYFQEKGWVELESKQMTEVYSLLQSGFDSAALSEELHTGFTRHEQTEVARIHAMLDLFATDRCLGYRLAEYFGDENVPRQCGHCSVCHGQVARLPAPPALPALVDKNFEALCSGFIHRHQQHTGEVPSAERVTRFLCGISVPLFTKLKVRTISGFAVLEDYPYAEVRGWAQAHL is encoded by the coding sequence ATGCACAACACCCTGGAACAGGTTTTCGGTTATCCACAGTTTCGGCCCGGTCAGGAGGCGGTGGTCAGCGCGGTGCTGGCGGGGCGCTCGGCGGCGGCGATTTTCCCCACCGGTTCCGGCAAGTCCCTTTGCTATCAGCTGTCGGCGGTATTGCTGCCGCATTTGACGCTGGTGGTCTCGCCATTGCTGGCGCTGATGCAGGATCAGTTGGCGTTCCTGGAGCGACACGGCATTGCCGCGGGCAGCATCGATTCGGCTCAGGGTCGTGACGACGCCAGCGATGTCATGGCCCGCGCCAGGTCCGGCGAACTGAAAATCCTGATGGTCTCCGTGGAGCGTCTGAAGAACGAGCGTTTTCGAAATTTCCTGCAGCAGGTGCCCATCTCGCTGCTGGTGGTGGATGAGGCGCATTGCATTTCGGAATGGGGGCATAACTTTCGCCCGGACTACCTCAAGCTTCCGGACTATCAGCGCCAGTTCAACATCCCCCAGGCGTTATTGCTGACCGCCACCGCGACTCCGAAAGTGATCGCCGACATGCAGGCGAAATTCGCCATCGAACCTGGCGACGTGGTGACCACCGGTTTCTATCGGCCGAACCTCAATCTGTGGGTGGAGCCGGTTCGCGGCCAGGACAAGCGCCGACGCCTGGTGGAGTGGATGAGTCAGCGACCCGGCCAGCCGAGCATTGTCTACGTCACCTTGCAGAAAACCGCCGAGCACATTGCCGAGCATCTGCAGCGCAATGGCATTCAGGCCGAGGCTTATCACGCCGGCTTGCCCCACGACCAGCGCGAGAGCATCCAGAAGCGTTTCATGGGCGGGCAGTCCAATTGCATCGTCGCCACCATCGCCTTCGGCATGGGCATCGACAAGAGCGACATCCGTAACGTGGTGCATTTCGACCTGCCCAAATCCATCGAAAACTACAGCCAGGAAATCGGCCGTGCCGGGCGTGACGGCCAGCCATCGGACTGCCTGGTGCTGGCCAATCGCGACAGCCTCAACGTGCTGGAAAACTTCGTCTACGGCGACACACCTGAACTGGACGGTATCCGCCATGTGCTTGACGAGATGCAGGCCGCCGCGCCCGAGGGGCAATGGGAGTTTCTGCTGGGGCCTCTGGCGGACCAGAGCAACATCCGCCAGCTGCCGCTCAAGACCTTGCTGGTTCAACTGGAGCTTCGTGGCTTGATCGCTCCGCGTTATGCCTATTACGCCGAATACCGGTTCAAATACCTGCAGGAGCCAGAGGCATTGCTGGCCCGCTTCGAGGGCGAGCGCAGGGATTTCGTCGCGGCGATCATCCAGACGTCCAGCCGTGCACGTACCTGGGCCACGGTGAATTTCGATGCGCTCTATGAGCAGCACCGGGCCGAGCGCAGTCGGGTGGTCAAGGCGCTGGATTATTTCCAGGAAAAGGGCTGGGTCGAGCTGGAAAGCAAGCAGATGACCGAGGTCTACAGCCTGCTGCAAAGCGGTTTCGACAGTGCCGCGTTGAGTGAAGAGCTGCACACCGGTTTCACTCGGCATGAACAGACCGAGGTTGCGCGGATTCACGCCATGCTGGATCTGTTCGCCACTGATCGCTGCCTGGGCTATCGCCTGGCCGAGTACTTCGGTGACGAAAATGTGCCTCGCCAGTGCGGGCATTGCTCGGTTTGCCACGGGCAGGTGGCGCGGCTGCCTGCACCGCCGGCATTACCTGCGCTTGTGGATAAAAACTTCGAGGCATTGTGTAGCGGTTTTATCCACAGGCATCAACAACACACTGGGGAGGTGCCGTCGGCGGAGCGCGTGACGCGGTTTCTGTGCGGAATCAGTGTGCCGCTGTTTACCAAGCTCAAGGTGCGGACTATTTCGGGGTTTGCGGTCTTGGAGGATTATCCGTATGCCGAGGTGCGAGGGTGGGCCCAGGCACACCTCTAA
- a CDS encoding 3-hydroxyacyl-CoA dehydrogenase, with protein MSQTPFNIQRAAVIGAGTMGRGIVMCLANAGVAVQWVDNNPQMLEQALVTVADTYAHSVRQERIDQVEADARIARVTAAADYAAIANVDLVIEAVYENLELKQAIFRELDGLLKPEAILASNTSALDIDAIAAVTGRPHQVLGLHFFSPAHIMKLLEIVRGAKTAPAVIDAALALGKRMGKVSVVSGNCDGFIGNRMLNTYVLEARKMLLEGAYPYQVDAALQGFGFAMGPFRMFDVVGVDLQWRARQLSGVGQDAPEVQVDNRLCEQGRFGQKSGNGYYHYEPGSRQAEHDPQVDALVLEVSEGLGFHRREITAEEILERCLLALVNEGAKILQEGIAVSAHDIDLVYLNGYGFPADKGGPMAWADQQGLADIHQRLLALETRQGDHWSPARLIGDLAAVGKGFADR; from the coding sequence ATGAGCCAGACACCGTTCAATATTCAGCGCGCAGCCGTCATCGGCGCGGGCACAATGGGTCGAGGCATCGTCATGTGCCTGGCCAACGCCGGGGTGGCGGTGCAATGGGTCGATAACAATCCGCAGATGCTTGAACAGGCACTGGTCACCGTAGCGGACACCTATGCCCACAGTGTTCGGCAGGAACGCATCGATCAGGTCGAGGCCGATGCCCGCATCGCGCGGGTCACGGCGGCCGCCGATTATGCGGCTATTGCCAATGTCGATCTGGTTATCGAAGCCGTCTACGAAAACCTCGAACTCAAGCAGGCTATTTTCCGCGAACTGGACGGCTTGCTCAAACCTGAAGCCATTCTGGCCAGTAACACCTCGGCACTGGACATCGACGCCATCGCCGCCGTGACTGGCCGCCCACATCAGGTCTTGGGCCTGCACTTCTTCAGCCCGGCGCACATCATGAAACTGCTGGAAATCGTCCGGGGTGCCAAGACCGCACCAGCGGTCATCGATGCGGCATTGGCGCTGGGCAAGCGTATGGGAAAGGTCAGCGTGGTGTCGGGCAATTGCGACGGCTTCATCGGCAATCGCATGCTCAATACCTACGTGCTGGAAGCCCGAAAAATGCTGCTGGAGGGCGCTTACCCTTACCAGGTCGATGCGGCGCTGCAAGGCTTCGGTTTTGCCATGGGGCCATTCCGTATGTTCGACGTGGTTGGCGTCGATCTGCAATGGCGCGCACGGCAACTGTCCGGGGTGGGGCAGGATGCACCAGAGGTGCAGGTGGATAACCGTCTGTGTGAACAGGGCCGTTTCGGTCAGAAGAGCGGCAACGGCTACTACCACTATGAACCGGGCAGTCGTCAGGCTGAACACGATCCGCAGGTGGATGCGCTGGTGCTGGAAGTCAGCGAAGGGCTGGGCTTTCATCGCCGAGAGATAACTGCGGAGGAAATTCTGGAGCGCTGCCTGCTGGCATTGGTCAACGAGGGCGCGAAGATTCTTCAGGAAGGGATCGCCGTATCGGCCCACGACATCGATCTGGTGTACCTCAACGGATACGGGTTCCCGGCGGACAAGGGCGGTCCGATGGCCTGGGCGGATCAGCAGGGGTTGGCGGATATTCATCAACGCCTGCTGGCGCTGGAGACCCGCCAGGGTGATCACTGGAGCCCGGCACGGTTGATTGGGGATTTGGCGGCGGTGGGCAAAGGGTTTGCTGACCGCTGA
- a CDS encoding acyl-CoA thioesterase, with amino-acid sequence MPQRSEFPHFQPITTRWHDNDAYGHVNNVTYYSFFDTAVNTYLIEVGGLDIHDGEVVGFVVSSACDYFASIAFPDRIEIGLRVGKLGNSSVQYELAVFKVGEDEACAAGRFVHVFVDRASNQPVAIPAGLRSAMERLLV; translated from the coding sequence ATGCCCCAACGCTCCGAATTCCCGCACTTCCAACCCATCACCACACGCTGGCACGACAACGATGCCTACGGTCACGTCAACAACGTCACCTATTACAGCTTCTTCGACACGGCGGTGAACACCTACCTGATCGAAGTGGGCGGCCTGGATATCCACGATGGCGAGGTGGTGGGTTTCGTGGTGAGTTCGGCCTGCGATTACTTTGCTTCCATCGCGTTCCCGGACCGGATCGAGATCGGCCTGCGAGTGGGTAAGCTTGGCAACAGCTCGGTGCAGTATGAGCTGGCGGTGTTCAAGGTCGGGGAAGATGAGGCCTGTGCAGCCGGGCGCTTTGTGCATGTGTTTGTCGACCGGGCGTCGAATCAGCCAGTGGCGATTCCGGCCGGTTTGCGCAGTGCGATGGAGCGACTGCTGGTTTGA
- a CDS encoding glycine zipper domain-containing protein, with translation MKFSSILLLSLGLVSGMASAGGTTEAGVGGALGGVLGSVVGQSLGGSTGSTIGAALGGAGGSAVGADKRSRGEAAIGGALGAAGGNVVGRSMGGTTGSLIGSAAGGGAGGALGNYMGNKADDDDDDDHRRSYRDNDRRYYRDGHPGRGHAYGHRKHRHHRH, from the coding sequence ATGAAGTTCTCCTCGATTCTCTTGTTGTCCCTTGGCCTGGTCAGTGGCATGGCCTCCGCTGGCGGCACCACCGAAGCAGGTGTGGGCGGCGCATTGGGCGGGGTTCTGGGCTCGGTCGTCGGCCAATCGCTTGGCGGCAGTACAGGTTCCACCATCGGCGCGGCCCTGGGCGGCGCGGGTGGTAGCGCAGTCGGCGCAGACAAACGCAGCCGTGGCGAAGCAGCCATTGGTGGCGCGTTGGGCGCAGCAGGCGGTAACGTGGTCGGCCGCAGCATGGGCGGCACCACTGGCAGCCTGATCGGCTCCGCGGCAGGCGGCGGTGCCGGTGGCGCGCTGGGTAACTACATGGGCAACAAAGCTGATGACGACGACGATGATGATCATCGCCGCTCCTATCGTGACAACGACCGTCGTTACTACCGTGACGGCCACCCGGGTCGCGGTCATGCCTATGGCCATCGCAAGCATCGCCATCATCGTCACTGA
- a CDS encoding FdhF/YdeP family oxidoreductase: MSQHRQADQKPVPRYKPYKGAAGGWGALISVAQAWLTSDNALKNLRMMLKTNKNGGFDCPGCAWGDSKEGGMVMFCENGAKAVNWEATKRRVDAKFFAKHSVTSLLEQSDYWLEYQGRLTEPMSYDAETDRYKPISWDAAFALIAKHLNGLSSPNQAEFYTSGRASNEAAFLYQLFVRAYGTNNFPDCSNMCHEASGVALAQSVGVGKGTVTFDDFEHADAIFVWGQNPGTNHPRMLEPLREAVKRGAQVVCINPLKERGLERFQHPQHAIEMLTNGDKPTNTAYFRPALGGDMAIMRGMAKFLLQWERDAQKAGEPAVFDHAFLNEHSVNVLDYLAAIDETPWQQIVEQSGLSLVEIERAARMYAKGKNVIMCWAMGITQHRHSVATIQEIANLMLLRGNIGRPGAGLCPVRGHSNVQGDRTMGINERPPVAFLDALERRFQFKVPRENGHNVVEAIHAMAEGRAKVFIGLGGNFAQATPDSPRTFQALRNCDLTVQISTKLNRSHLTHGKDALILPCLGRTDIDIQTEGAQAVTVEDSFSMVHASNGQLQPQSNQMRSEPAILAGIAAATLGSHPVDWNWLVGDYDRIRDLIADTIPGFKDFNQRVKHPGGFYLGNSAGARKWNTASGRANFRANALPKDLVHERTRATGVLPDLIMQSMRSHDQYNTTIYGLDDRYRGVKGQRDVLFVNEADIIRLGFKPGQKADIVSIWDDGLVRRVKGFTLLAFDIPAGQAAAYYPEVNPLVPLESTGDGSHTPTSKFVAIRLEAASESGLILAKSA; this comes from the coding sequence GTGAGTCAACACCGTCAAGCCGACCAGAAACCCGTCCCTCGCTACAAGCCTTACAAAGGCGCGGCCGGAGGCTGGGGCGCACTGATCAGCGTCGCCCAAGCCTGGTTGACCAGCGACAACGCGCTGAAAAACCTGCGCATGATGCTCAAGACCAACAAGAACGGCGGCTTCGACTGCCCCGGCTGCGCCTGGGGCGATTCCAAGGAAGGCGGCATGGTGATGTTCTGCGAGAACGGCGCCAAGGCGGTGAACTGGGAGGCGACCAAACGTCGCGTCGACGCCAAGTTTTTCGCCAAGCACAGCGTCACTTCGCTGCTGGAGCAAAGCGACTACTGGCTTGAGTATCAAGGCCGGCTGACCGAGCCGATGAGCTATGACGCCGAGACCGATCGCTACAAGCCGATCAGCTGGGACGCCGCCTTTGCGCTGATCGCCAAACACCTGAACGGCTTGTCGAGCCCGAATCAGGCCGAGTTCTACACCTCGGGCCGGGCCAGTAACGAAGCGGCTTTCTTGTATCAGCTGTTCGTGCGCGCCTACGGCACCAACAACTTCCCCGACTGTTCGAACATGTGCCACGAAGCCAGCGGCGTGGCATTGGCACAGAGTGTCGGCGTCGGCAAAGGCACCGTGACCTTCGACGACTTCGAACACGCCGATGCAATTTTTGTCTGGGGCCAGAACCCCGGCACCAACCATCCACGGATGCTCGAACCGTTGCGTGAAGCGGTGAAACGCGGCGCCCAAGTGGTGTGCATCAACCCGCTGAAAGAGCGCGGCCTGGAGCGCTTCCAGCACCCGCAACACGCGATCGAAATGCTCACCAACGGCGACAAACCGACCAACACCGCGTACTTCCGTCCGGCACTGGGTGGCGACATGGCGATCATGCGTGGCATGGCGAAGTTCCTGCTGCAATGGGAGCGCGACGCCCAGAAAGCCGGCGAGCCTGCGGTGTTCGATCACGCCTTCCTCAATGAACACAGCGTCAATGTCCTGGACTACCTGGCCGCCATCGACGAAACCCCATGGCAACAGATTGTCGAGCAGTCCGGCCTGTCTCTGGTGGAAATCGAGCGAGCGGCGCGCATGTACGCCAAGGGCAAGAACGTCATCATGTGCTGGGCCATGGGCATCACCCAGCATCGCCATTCGGTAGCGACCATCCAGGAAATCGCCAACCTGATGTTGCTACGCGGCAACATCGGTCGGCCAGGCGCCGGCCTGTGCCCGGTGCGTGGCCACAGCAACGTGCAGGGTGACCGGACCATGGGCATCAACGAACGGCCACCCGTGGCATTCCTCGATGCCCTCGAACGTCGCTTCCAGTTCAAGGTACCGCGCGAAAACGGCCACAACGTGGTCGAGGCGATTCACGCCATGGCCGAAGGTCGGGCCAAGGTTTTCATCGGCCTGGGCGGCAACTTCGCCCAAGCCACCCCGGACAGCCCGCGCACCTTCCAAGCCCTGCGCAACTGCGACCTGACCGTACAGATCAGCACCAAGCTCAACCGCAGCCACCTGACCCACGGTAAAGATGCCCTCATCCTGCCGTGCCTGGGCCGCACCGACATCGACATCCAGACCGAAGGCGCGCAAGCGGTGACCGTCGAAGACTCGTTCAGCATGGTCCACGCCTCCAACGGCCAGTTACAGCCGCAGTCGAACCAGATGCGCTCGGAACCGGCGATCCTGGCCGGTATCGCCGCGGCGACCCTGGGCAGCCATCCGGTGGACTGGAACTGGCTGGTGGGCGACTATGACCGCATCCGCGACCTGATTGCCGACACCATTCCAGGCTTCAAGGACTTCAACCAGAGGGTCAAGCACCCAGGCGGCTTCTATCTGGGCAACAGCGCCGGTGCACGCAAGTGGAACACCGCCTCCGGTCGCGCCAACTTCCGTGCTAACGCGCTGCCCAAGGACCTGGTGCACGAACGCACTCGCGCAACCGGTGTGTTGCCCGACCTGATCATGCAATCGATGCGCTCCCACGATCAGTACAACACCACGATCTATGGCCTTGATGACCGTTATCGCGGAGTGAAGGGGCAGCGTGACGTGCTGTTCGTCAACGAAGCCGACATCATTCGCCTGGGCTTCAAGCCGGGACAGAAGGCTGACATCGTGTCGATCTGGGATGACGGACTTGTGCGTCGGGTGAAAGGCTTCACATTGCTGGCGTTTGATATTCCGGCGGGACAAGCCGCAGCGTACTATCCGGAAGTGAACCCGCTGGTGCCGCTGGAAAGCACCGGGGATGGCAGCCATACGCCAACGTCGAAGTTCGTGGCGATCCGGTTGGAAGCGGCGAGTGAGTCTGGGTTGATCTTGGCCAAATCGGCTTGA
- the fdhD gene encoding formate dehydrogenase accessory sulfurtransferase FdhD, whose amino-acid sequence MNTKRPACAAPALETPAPDASQIYSYSNLEHSESASTALAEEVALAIAFNGISQAVMLVTPTDLEDFIVGFSLGSGIIQDASDIYDLQLSGSGSAQYAQVTIANRAFWNLKQQRRQLAGTSGCGLCGVEAVEQALPELKVLPGAPLPPAEWLEGLRQRIGAFQPLGQHSGAVHAAVFMNDQGQLLLGREDIGRHNALDKLIGGLIRQNIPTTGGLAIVTSRCSLELIQKVLRAGIQTLVSLSSPTGLAVQWARRHNLNLIHLPQKNAPRVYSPALENQA is encoded by the coding sequence ATGAACACCAAGCGCCCAGCCTGCGCGGCGCCTGCCCTCGAAACGCCTGCGCCCGACGCCAGTCAGATATACAGCTACAGCAACCTTGAGCACTCGGAGTCAGCCAGCACCGCGCTGGCCGAGGAAGTCGCGCTGGCGATTGCCTTTAACGGCATCAGCCAGGCGGTGATGCTGGTGACGCCCACGGACCTGGAAGACTTCATCGTCGGCTTCAGCCTGGGCAGCGGCATTATCCAGGACGCCTCGGACATCTATGACCTGCAACTCAGCGGCTCGGGCTCGGCGCAGTACGCGCAAGTGACCATCGCCAATCGCGCGTTCTGGAATCTCAAGCAACAGCGTCGGCAACTGGCCGGTACCAGCGGTTGCGGGCTTTGCGGCGTGGAAGCGGTCGAGCAGGCATTGCCCGAGCTCAAGGTATTGCCCGGCGCGCCCCTGCCACCGGCCGAATGGCTCGAGGGCCTGCGTCAGCGCATCGGTGCGTTCCAGCCGCTTGGCCAGCACAGCGGGGCGGTGCACGCGGCCGTGTTCATGAACGACCAAGGCCAACTGTTGCTGGGGCGCGAAGATATCGGTCGGCACAACGCCCTCGACAAATTGATCGGTGGCTTGATCCGCCAAAACATTCCGACGACTGGCGGGCTGGCGATTGTCACCAGTCGATGCAGCCTCGAATTGATCCAGAAAGTCCTGCGCGCCGGCATCCAGACCCTGGTCAGCCTGTCGTCGCCTACCGGGCTCGCCGTGCAATGGGCCCGTCGCCACAACCTCAATCTCATTCATCTGCCACAAAAGAATGCGCCGCGGGTCTACAGCCCAGCGTTGGAGAACCAAGCGTGA
- a CDS encoding LysR family transcriptional regulator, producing the protein MDIKQLKFLIALDETRHFGQAAARCHITQPTLSMRLRSLEEELDLPLVNRGQRFEGFTAPGERVLAWARTVLAAYDGLYAEAAACRGNLVGTLRLGVVPLSSFDPLPLLQRLHAEHPNLRFELSALSSEQILEQLANNRLDLGVSYLERLDAERFDSLAFSETRMGLLYDQRFFTFGEAPLSWESLIELPLGMLTSGMHFRQSIDHNFHSRGLNPQPLLQTDAVHQLLQAVHGGLCCAVMPLDGGLEELTDHLRLQPIENAQTLGRLGLIMRRSAPRSALAEACFAIYQQSLTGA; encoded by the coding sequence ATGGACATCAAGCAGCTGAAATTCCTAATCGCTCTGGATGAAACCCGCCATTTCGGCCAGGCCGCCGCACGCTGCCACATTACCCAGCCGACCCTGTCCATGCGCTTGCGCAGCCTCGAAGAAGAGCTCGATCTGCCGCTGGTCAATCGCGGCCAGCGCTTCGAAGGCTTTACGGCACCTGGCGAGAGGGTGCTGGCCTGGGCGCGCACCGTCCTGGCGGCCTATGACGGCTTGTACGCCGAGGCGGCTGCCTGTCGCGGCAACCTGGTCGGCACCTTGCGCCTGGGCGTGGTGCCACTGTCCAGCTTCGATCCCCTGCCGCTGCTGCAACGCCTGCACGCGGAACACCCGAACCTGCGCTTCGAACTTTCGGCGCTGAGTTCCGAGCAGATCCTCGAACAGCTGGCGAACAACCGCCTGGACCTCGGCGTGTCCTACCTCGAACGCCTGGATGCCGAGCGCTTCGATTCCCTGGCCTTCAGTGAGACCCGCATGGGCCTGCTCTACGATCAGCGCTTCTTTACCTTCGGCGAAGCGCCGCTGAGCTGGGAATCGTTGATCGAGTTGCCACTGGGCATGCTCACCAGCGGCATGCACTTTCGCCAGTCCATCGACCACAACTTCCATAGCCGTGGCCTCAACCCGCAGCCTTTGTTGCAAACCGATGCCGTGCATCAACTGTTACAAGCTGTACATGGTGGCTTGTGTTGCGCCGTGATGCCGCTGGACGGAGGCCTGGAAGAACTGACCGATCATTTACGCCTGCAACCGATCGAAAACGCCCAGACCCTCGGTCGGCTGGGGCTGATCATGCGGCGCAGCGCGCCACGTTCGGCCCTGGCGGAAGCTTGTTTCGCGATCTATCAACAATCATTGACCGGCGCTTGA
- the lysM gene encoding peptidoglycan-binding protein LysM: protein MSLFSFLKEAGEKILDALTPDKAEANSEALTKHVQSALTGIDTSKIQVKVEGDKVIATGEASSQEEKEKILLALGNVAGVSGVDDQITVTGGVAPAAKFVTVEKGDTLSAISKRVYGDPNKYQKIFEANKPQLKHPDKIYPGQVLRIPE from the coding sequence ATGAGCCTGTTCAGTTTTCTAAAAGAAGCCGGTGAAAAAATCCTCGACGCGTTGACGCCGGACAAGGCCGAAGCCAACAGCGAAGCGCTCACCAAGCATGTGCAGAGTGCGCTGACGGGGATCGATACATCCAAGATTCAAGTCAAGGTCGAGGGCGATAAAGTGATCGCCACCGGTGAGGCGAGCAGTCAGGAAGAGAAAGAAAAAATCCTCCTGGCGCTGGGCAACGTTGCCGGGGTCAGCGGTGTTGACGATCAGATCACGGTGACCGGTGGCGTGGCTCCGGCCGCGAAGTTCGTAACGGTCGAGAAAGGCGACACGCTGAGCGCGATTTCCAAGCGTGTGTATGGCGATCCGAACAAATATCAAAAAATCTTCGAGGCCAACAAACCTCAGCTCAAGCATCCGGACAAGATCTATCCAGGCCAGGTGTTGCGGATTCCTGAGTAA
- the yrfG gene encoding GMP/IMP nucleotidase yields the protein MSLLPWHDIDTVLLDMDGTLLDLHFDNHFWLEHLPQRYAELHGVSRAMAEMELHPLFERNAGQLQWYCLDFWSAELKLPVRELKLETAHLIALRPDADTFLAAIKRAGKRVVLITNAHRDSLSLKLERIELAPYFERLISSHDYGFPKENPQFWEALQADIDFDPARSLFIDDTLPILRSARAFGVAHLLAVKEPDSRKGPKDTAEFAAVGDYRDLITGL from the coding sequence ATGTCCCTGCTGCCCTGGCACGACATCGATACCGTTCTGCTGGACATGGACGGCACGCTGCTGGACTTGCACTTCGACAACCATTTCTGGCTGGAGCACCTGCCCCAGCGCTACGCCGAGCTGCACGGGGTGAGCCGGGCCATGGCCGAGATGGAGTTGCACCCCCTGTTTGAACGCAATGCCGGTCAACTGCAGTGGTACTGCCTGGATTTCTGGAGTGCCGAACTGAAACTGCCTGTGCGCGAACTGAAACTGGAAACCGCCCACCTGATCGCCCTGCGCCCGGATGCGGACACCTTTCTGGCAGCGATCAAGCGCGCAGGCAAACGCGTGGTGCTGATCACCAACGCGCATCGCGATTCGCTGTCATTGAAGCTGGAACGAATCGAGCTGGCACCGTATTTCGAGCGTTTGATCAGCTCCCACGATTACGGTTTCCCCAAGGAAAACCCGCAGTTCTGGGAGGCCTTGCAGGCCGACATCGACTTTGACCCGGCGCGCAGCCTGTTTATCGACGACACCCTGCCGATCCTGCGCAGTGCCCGGGCGTTCGGGGTGGCGCATTTGTTGGCGGTGAAAGAGCCGGACAGCCGCAAAGGGCCCAAGGACACGGCGGAGTTTGCGGCGGTCGGAGATTATCGGGATTTGATTACCGGGCTTTGA